One Hydrogenophaga crassostreae genomic region harbors:
- the iscU gene encoding Fe-S cluster assembly scaffold IscU, with protein sequence MAYSEKVVDHYENPRNVGSFDKGDESVGTGMVGAPACGDVMKLQIKVNATTGVIEDARFKTYGCGSAIASSSLVTEWVKGKTLDQAAALKNSEIAEELALPPVKIHCSILAEDAIKAAVDDYRKKHTS encoded by the coding sequence ATGGCTTACTCAGAAAAGGTCGTTGACCACTACGAAAACCCCCGCAATGTGGGCTCTTTTGACAAGGGCGACGAGTCGGTCGGTACCGGCATGGTTGGCGCGCCGGCTTGCGGCGATGTGATGAAGTTGCAGATCAAGGTCAATGCCACAACAGGCGTGATCGAAGATGCGCGTTTTAAGACCTACGGCTGTGGATCTGCTATCGCATCAAGCTCGCTGGTGACCGAATGGGTCAAGGGCAAGACGCTGGACCAGGCCGCAGCGCTGAAAAACAGCGAGATCGCCGAAGAGCTGGCTTTGCCACCGGTGAAAATTCACTGCTCCATCCTGGCGGAAGACGCCATCAAGGCGGCTGTGGACGACTACCGCAAAAAACACACAAGCTGA
- a CDS encoding amino acid aminotransferase, protein MSLFTAVEMAPRDPILGLNEQYAADSNPLKVNLGVGVYFDDNGKLPLLECVQVAEKAMMATPTARGYLPIDGIAAYDAGVKNLVFGADSDVVKSGRVATVQAIGGTGGLKIGADFLKKISPNAKVLISDPSWENHRALFTNAGFTVETYPYFDQSVNGGLGGINFDGMLAALTAATEGTIVLLHACCHNPTGYDITPVQWDQVIQVVKDRNLTAFLDMAYQGFGYGITEDGAVIGKFVAAGLNIFVSTSFSKSFSLYGERVGALSVVGSSKEETDRVLSQLKIAIRTNYSNPPTHGGAIVAAVLGNPELRALWEKELGEMRVRIKAMRQKLVDGLKAAGVTKDMSFITTQIGMFSYSGLSKDQMVRLRSEFGVYGTDTGRMCVAAINSKNINHVCQAIAKVM, encoded by the coding sequence ATGTCCTTGTTCACCGCCGTCGAAATGGCCCCCCGCGATCCGATTCTGGGTCTGAACGAACAATATGCCGCCGACTCCAACCCGCTCAAAGTCAACCTGGGCGTGGGTGTGTACTTTGATGACAACGGCAAGCTGCCCCTGCTGGAATGCGTGCAAGTGGCGGAAAAAGCCATGATGGCCACGCCAACCGCGCGCGGCTACCTGCCCATCGACGGCATCGCCGCCTATGACGCTGGCGTCAAGAACCTGGTCTTCGGCGCGGATTCTGACGTGGTCAAGAGCGGCCGCGTGGCCACCGTGCAAGCCATTGGCGGCACCGGCGGTCTGAAAATCGGTGCCGATTTCCTGAAAAAAATCAGCCCTAACGCCAAGGTGCTGATCTCCGACCCGAGCTGGGAGAACCACCGCGCGCTGTTCACCAACGCCGGCTTCACTGTCGAGACCTACCCTTATTTCGACCAAAGCGTGAATGGCGGCCTGGGCGGCATCAATTTCGACGGCATGCTGGCCGCCCTGACCGCAGCAACTGAAGGCACCATCGTCTTGCTGCACGCCTGCTGCCACAACCCCACCGGTTACGACATCACCCCTGTGCAATGGGACCAGGTGATTCAAGTGGTGAAGGACCGCAACCTGACCGCTTTCCTCGACATGGCCTACCAGGGCTTTGGCTACGGCATCACCGAAGACGGCGCCGTCATCGGCAAGTTCGTGGCCGCCGGGCTGAACATTTTTGTCTCCACCAGCTTCTCCAAGAGCTTCAGCCTCTACGGCGAGCGCGTGGGCGCCCTGAGCGTGGTCGGCAGCAGCAAGGAAGAGACCGACCGTGTGCTGAGCCAGCTCAAAATCGCCATCCGCACCAACTACTCCAACCCGCCCACCCACGGCGGCGCCATTGTGGCCGCGGTGCTGGGCAACCCCGAGCTGCGCGCTTTGTGGGAAAAAGAACTGGGCGAGATGCGCGTGCGCATCAAGGCCATGCGCCAAAAGCTGGTTGATGGCCTGAAGGCCGCTGGCGTCACCAAAGACATGAGCTTCATCACCACCCAGATTGGCATGTTCAGCTACTCCGGCTTGAGCAAGGACCAGATGGTGCGTCTGCGCAGCGAATTCGGCGTTTACGGCACCGATACCGGCCGCATGTGCGTGGCAGCGATCAACAGCAAAAACATCAACCATGTGTGTCAGGCCATTGCCAAGGTGATGTAA
- the iscA gene encoding iron-sulfur cluster assembly protein IscA, translating into MSISISEAAARHVTRYITKRGKGVGVRLGVKTTGCSGLAYKLEYADEIAPEDVVFEDNGVKVLVDPKSLAYIDGTQLDFVREGLNEGFRFNNPNERDRCGCGESFRI; encoded by the coding sequence ATGTCCATCTCCATCTCCGAAGCGGCCGCAAGGCACGTCACCCGATACATCACCAAGCGTGGCAAGGGCGTGGGTGTTCGCCTGGGCGTGAAGACCACGGGTTGTTCTGGCTTGGCCTACAAGCTGGAGTACGCCGATGAGATCGCACCGGAAGATGTGGTGTTTGAGGACAACGGCGTGAAGGTGTTGGTGGATCCAAAGAGCCTGGCTTACATCGATGGCACCCAGCTCGATTTCGTGCGCGAAGGCCTGAACGAAGGCTTCCGCTTCAACAACCCCAACGAACGTGACCGTTGCGGCTGCGGTGAGAGTTTCCGGATTTGA
- the uvrB gene encoding excinuclease ABC subunit UvrB, with product MPSQPSSIPLSLVDDAPAQEGEFVRFEGSPFELFMPYPPAGDQPVAIDQLVDGVNDGEVFQTLLGVTGSGKTFTMANTIARLGRPAIVFAPNKTLAAQLYSEFREFFPKNAVEYFVSYYDYYQPEAYVPQRDLFIEKDSAINEHIEQMRLSCTKSILERRDVVIVATVSAIYGIGKPESYHKMVMLLRVGDKIGQRDLIAQLVRMQYARNEADFSRGKFRVRGDTIDVFPAEHSEMAIRIELFDDEVETLQLFDPLTGKVRQKIPRFTVYPSSHYVTPREQVLNAVELIKDELRERLSQLVGMGKLVEAQRLEQRTRFDLEMLTEVGHCKGIENYSRHLSGSAQGEPPSTLTDYLPRDAVMFLDESHVLMGQFGGMYAGDRSRKTTLVEYGFRLPSALDNRPLKLEEFEQRMRQVIFVSATPADYEKTHSGQVVEQLVRPTGLVDPEVEVRPAIHQVDDVLQEIRIRVEKHERVLITTLTKRMAEQLTDYLTENGVKVRYLHSDIDTVERVEILRDLRLGAFDVLVGINLLREGIDIPEVSLVAILDADKEGFLRSERSLIQTIGRAARNLNGRAILYADRVTDSMARAIGETERRRTKQIAHNLERGIEPRSINKRIKDLIDGVYSEKAGKEADRLAAESALRASVDDMSEKDVAREIKRLEKLMLEHARNLEFEKAAGVRDQLSHLKAQVFGASGHDQVA from the coding sequence ATGCCTTCCCAGCCTTCGTCCATCCCTTTGAGTCTTGTGGACGACGCGCCTGCCCAAGAGGGCGAATTTGTGCGTTTTGAGGGATCTCCTTTTGAGCTCTTCATGCCGTACCCCCCGGCGGGGGACCAACCGGTGGCTATCGATCAGTTGGTTGATGGCGTGAACGACGGTGAGGTATTTCAGACGCTGCTGGGGGTGACCGGGTCGGGCAAAACCTTCACCATGGCCAACACGATTGCCCGCCTGGGTCGCCCGGCCATCGTATTTGCGCCCAACAAGACCCTGGCCGCGCAGTTGTATTCAGAGTTTCGCGAGTTTTTCCCCAAGAACGCAGTCGAGTACTTCGTCAGTTACTACGACTATTACCAACCTGAGGCCTATGTGCCTCAGCGCGACCTGTTCATCGAGAAGGACAGTGCCATCAACGAGCACATCGAGCAGATGCGCTTGAGCTGCACCAAAAGCATCCTGGAGCGGCGCGATGTGGTGATTGTGGCCACCGTCTCAGCCATTTATGGCATCGGCAAGCCTGAGAGTTACCACAAGATGGTCATGCTCCTGCGAGTGGGCGACAAAATTGGCCAGCGAGACCTGATTGCCCAGCTGGTGCGCATGCAATACGCGCGCAACGAGGCCGATTTTTCAAGGGGTAAGTTCCGCGTGCGTGGTGACACCATTGATGTGTTTCCGGCTGAGCACTCCGAAATGGCGATCCGCATCGAGCTGTTTGACGACGAGGTGGAAACGTTGCAGTTGTTCGATCCGTTGACCGGTAAGGTGCGTCAGAAGATCCCGCGCTTCACGGTGTATCCCAGCAGTCATTACGTGACACCGCGTGAGCAAGTGCTCAATGCGGTTGAACTGATCAAAGACGAGCTGCGGGAGCGGCTTTCGCAGTTGGTGGGCATGGGCAAACTCGTCGAAGCGCAGCGGTTGGAGCAGCGTACCCGGTTCGACCTTGAAATGTTGACCGAGGTCGGTCATTGCAAGGGCATTGAGAACTACTCGCGCCATCTCTCGGGTAGCGCGCAAGGCGAGCCACCGTCCACACTGACCGATTACCTGCCCAGAGACGCGGTGATGTTTCTGGACGAAAGTCACGTGTTGATGGGTCAATTTGGCGGCATGTACGCAGGCGACCGGTCGCGAAAAACCACGCTGGTGGAATACGGCTTCCGCCTGCCCAGCGCGCTGGACAACCGGCCATTGAAGCTCGAAGAGTTTGAACAGCGCATGCGCCAGGTGATTTTTGTATCGGCCACCCCGGCGGACTACGAAAAAACCCATTCGGGTCAAGTGGTGGAGCAGTTGGTGCGCCCCACCGGTTTGGTGGACCCGGAGGTCGAAGTGCGGCCGGCGATCCATCAGGTCGACGATGTGCTGCAGGAAATCCGCATCCGTGTGGAGAAGCACGAACGGGTGCTGATCACGACGTTGACCAAGCGCATGGCCGAGCAGTTGACCGACTACCTGACGGAAAACGGTGTCAAGGTGCGCTATTTGCACAGCGACATCGACACGGTGGAGCGGGTGGAAATCTTGCGCGATCTGCGGCTTGGCGCCTTCGATGTGCTGGTGGGTATCAACCTGCTGCGCGAAGGTATCGACATTCCCGAGGTGTCGCTGGTCGCGATTCTGGATGCGGACAAAGAAGGTTTCTTGCGCTCAGAGCGCAGCTTGATCCAGACCATTGGCCGCGCTGCACGCAACTTGAATGGCCGGGCCATTCTTTACGCCGACCGTGTGACCGACTCCATGGCCCGTGCCATTGGGGAAACAGAGCGGCGGCGAACCAAGCAAATTGCCCACAACCTTGAGCGCGGCATTGAGCCCAGAAGCATCAACAAACGCATCAAGGACCTGATCGATGGCGTGTACAGCGAGAAGGCTGGCAAAGAGGCCGACCGGCTGGCGGCCGAGAGTGCGCTGCGCGCCAGCGTGGACGACATGAGCGAGAAAGATGTTGCGCGCGAGATCAAGCGGCTGGAGAAGCTCATGCTTGAACATGCGCGCAACCTTGAATTCGAGAAGGCGGCAGGTGTTCGCGACCAGCTTTCACATTTGAAGGCGCAGGTGTTTGGGGCGTCGGGTCACGATCAGGTGGCTTGA
- the hscB gene encoding Fe-S protein assembly co-chaperone HscB, which yields MGLTLQSSDFEIFGLEPRFATDRSALDARWKELQREAHPDRFAAADAAKQRQAMQWSVRINEAYQRLKDPVKRASYLCELNGAPVDAESNTAMPPAFLMQQMQWREDLEEAESAADLERMADEVAGAKRDMLEGLRVAADDQADFAALAQQVRALMFVERFARDVEQRLDQLGQ from the coding sequence ATGGGTTTAACGCTGCAATCCAGCGATTTTGAGATTTTTGGGCTTGAGCCCCGGTTCGCCACCGATCGCAGTGCCTTGGATGCACGCTGGAAAGAACTTCAACGCGAAGCTCACCCAGACCGTTTTGCCGCCGCCGATGCCGCCAAGCAGCGTCAGGCCATGCAGTGGTCGGTGCGTATCAATGAGGCTTATCAGCGCCTCAAAGACCCGGTGAAGCGCGCGAGCTATCTGTGTGAGTTGAACGGCGCCCCGGTGGACGCCGAGAGCAACACCGCCATGCCTCCAGCTTTCTTGATGCAGCAAATGCAGTGGCGCGAGGACCTGGAAGAGGCAGAAAGTGCAGCCGATCTGGAGCGCATGGCCGACGAAGTCGCCGGTGCGAAGCGCGACATGCTCGAGGGCTTGCGCGTCGCTGCCGATGATCAGGCCGACTTTGCCGCGCTGGCCCAGCAAGTCAGAGCCCTTATGTTTGTTGAGCGCTTTGCCCGCGATGTGGAGCAACGCCTGGACCAACTGGGACAATAG
- a CDS encoding IscS subfamily cysteine desulfurase, which translates to MTTPHFPIYMDYSATNPCDPRVVDAMIPWLREHFGNPASRSHAWGWEAEKAVETARGQIAALINADPREIVWTSGATESNNLALKGAAQFYKTKGKHLITVKTEHKAVLDTMRELERQGFEVTYLDVQADGLVDLDVFKAAIRPDTILASVMFVNNEIGVIQDIAALGAICREKGVIFHVDAAQATGRVDIDMQSLPVDLMSLTGHKTYGPKGIGALFVRRKPRIRIEAQMHGGGHERGMRSGTLPTHQCVGMGEAYRIAKEEMHAENKRIQALHDRMLAGLRDIEEVFVNGHETRRVPHNLNISFNYVEGESLIMGIKGLAVSSGSACTSASLEPSYVLRALGRSDELAHSSLRMTIGRWTTEEEIDYAISTIKENVAKLRELSPLWEMFKDGIDISTIQWAAH; encoded by the coding sequence ATGACGACCCCACACTTCCCGATCTACATGGACTACAGCGCCACCAATCCCTGCGACCCGCGGGTGGTGGACGCCATGATCCCCTGGTTGCGCGAGCACTTCGGCAACCCCGCGTCACGCAGCCATGCGTGGGGCTGGGAAGCGGAAAAAGCGGTAGAGACTGCCCGCGGTCAGATCGCCGCGCTGATCAATGCCGATCCGCGTGAAATCGTCTGGACCAGCGGCGCAACCGAGTCCAACAACCTGGCCTTGAAGGGTGCTGCCCAGTTCTACAAGACCAAAGGCAAACACCTGATCACGGTGAAAACCGAGCACAAAGCAGTGCTCGACACCATGCGTGAATTGGAGCGCCAGGGTTTTGAAGTGACTTATCTCGATGTCCAGGCCGATGGCTTGGTTGATCTTGATGTTTTCAAGGCAGCGATCCGCCCTGACACGATTCTGGCCTCGGTCATGTTCGTGAACAACGAGATTGGCGTGATTCAAGATATCGCGGCCCTCGGCGCGATCTGCCGCGAAAAGGGTGTGATTTTCCATGTGGACGCTGCGCAGGCTACAGGCCGTGTGGACATTGACATGCAATCGCTTCCGGTGGACTTGATGAGTCTGACTGGCCACAAGACCTACGGTCCCAAGGGCATTGGCGCGTTGTTTGTGCGCCGCAAGCCGCGCATCCGCATCGAAGCACAAATGCATGGCGGTGGTCACGAGCGTGGCATGCGCTCGGGCACACTGCCGACCCACCAGTGTGTGGGCATGGGCGAGGCCTACCGGATCGCCAAAGAAGAGATGCACGCCGAAAACAAGCGTATTCAGGCGTTGCACGACCGCATGCTCGCGGGGCTGCGCGACATTGAAGAAGTGTTCGTCAATGGCCACGAAACCCGGCGTGTTCCACACAATCTCAACATCAGCTTCAATTATGTCGAGGGCGAGTCGCTGATCATGGGCATCAAAGGTTTGGCCGTTTCCAGTGGTTCGGCATGTACGTCTGCGAGTCTGGAACCCAGCTATGTGTTGCGCGCCTTGGGCCGCAGCGACGAGTTGGCCCACAGCAGTTTGCGCATGACCATCGGTCGCTGGACGACCGAGGAAGAGATCGATTACGCGATCAGCACGATCAAGGAAAACGTAGCGAAGCTGCGTGAGTTGTCCCCCTTGTGGGAAATGTTCAAAGACGGCATTGATATCTCGACGATTCAATGGGCCGCACACTGA
- the hscA gene encoding Fe-S protein assembly chaperone HscA, which produces MALLQISEPGQSLDPHQRRVAVGIDLGTTHSLVAAVRHGVAECLPAADGRVILPSVVRYLDPAHGGTGRQIGFEALAAQVQDPANTVSSVKRLMGRTRAQVVDADKLPYNVVDENGMAVVETVAGRKTPMEVSAELLATLRFRAEDSFDDELFGAVITVPAYFDDAQRQATKDAAQLAGINVLRLINEPTAAAIAYGLDNGSEGIYAIYDLGGGTFDISILRLTQGVFEVMATGGDSALGGDDYDQAMAAWVLAQQGITVEMTASERAAWHAEARRCKEVLSGDADAVEFAASVGEKSVQQTVSSQDFEACTAALTARTVSAVRKVLRDAGLGKDEVQGVVMVGGSTRMPVIRTAVGAFFEQDLLTNLNPDEVVALGASIQANALAGNSRDGEELLLLDVIPLSLGIETMGGLVERIVPRNSAIPTALAQDFTTYQDGQTALALHVVQGERDLVADCRSLARFTLRGIPPMAAGAARIRVSFTVDADGLLSVEAREQGSGVEARIDVKPSYGLSDEQIAEMLQSSFATAQQDMQARALVEARVDADRMVAATRSALAADGGLLSATERAEIDTLIAALSHQMQSDDAAAIEAATQSLAKGTEAFAAQRMNQGIQQALSGKKLEEV; this is translated from the coding sequence ATGGCGCTTCTTCAAATTTCCGAACCAGGTCAATCTCTTGATCCCCACCAACGCCGCGTGGCCGTGGGCATCGATCTGGGCACGACCCATTCCCTTGTGGCCGCTGTGCGCCATGGGGTGGCCGAATGTTTGCCGGCAGCCGATGGCCGCGTGATCCTGCCCAGCGTGGTGCGTTATCTCGATCCCGCGCATGGCGGCACAGGGCGCCAGATAGGGTTTGAAGCGTTGGCTGCGCAGGTTCAGGATCCAGCCAACACGGTGAGCTCGGTCAAGCGCCTCATGGGCCGTACGCGTGCCCAGGTGGTGGACGCGGACAAGCTGCCCTACAACGTGGTCGATGAGAACGGCATGGCCGTGGTTGAGACCGTGGCGGGGCGCAAGACGCCCATGGAAGTCAGCGCCGAGCTGCTGGCCACGCTGCGCTTTCGCGCCGAAGACAGTTTTGACGACGAGTTGTTTGGCGCGGTGATCACCGTGCCCGCCTATTTTGACGATGCGCAGCGCCAGGCCACCAAAGATGCCGCGCAGCTTGCGGGCATCAACGTGTTGCGCCTGATCAACGAGCCCACCGCGGCGGCCATCGCATACGGGTTGGACAACGGTTCGGAGGGCATCTATGCCATTTACGATCTGGGTGGCGGGACGTTCGATATTTCCATCCTGCGCCTGACCCAGGGTGTGTTCGAAGTCATGGCCACGGGCGGTGACTCGGCATTGGGTGGCGACGATTACGACCAAGCCATGGCTGCTTGGGTGTTGGCGCAGCAGGGCATCACAGTTGAAATGACCGCCAGCGAACGCGCTGCCTGGCATGCCGAGGCGCGCCGTTGTAAAGAGGTGCTGTCGGGCGACGCTGACGCCGTTGAGTTCGCTGCCTCCGTCGGTGAAAAATCGGTTCAACAGACCGTTTCTTCGCAGGACTTTGAAGCCTGCACGGCCGCGCTCACCGCACGCACCGTATCGGCCGTGCGCAAGGTCTTGCGCGACGCCGGGCTGGGTAAAGACGAGGTGCAAGGTGTGGTGATGGTCGGTGGTTCCACCCGCATGCCGGTGATCCGCACTGCTGTCGGCGCGTTCTTTGAACAGGACTTGCTGACCAACCTCAACCCCGATGAAGTGGTGGCGCTGGGCGCCTCCATTCAAGCCAATGCCCTGGCTGGAAACAGCCGCGATGGCGAAGAGCTGTTGTTGCTCGATGTGATCCCTTTGTCGCTGGGTATTGAGACCATGGGCGGACTGGTTGAGCGCATCGTGCCGCGCAACAGCGCCATTCCCACCGCGCTGGCCCAGGATTTCACCACCTACCAGGATGGGCAAACTGCGCTGGCGTTGCACGTGGTGCAGGGCGAGCGCGACCTGGTGGCCGATTGCCGCAGCCTGGCGCGTTTCACGCTGCGTGGCATTCCGCCTATGGCTGCGGGCGCAGCGCGCATCCGCGTGTCTTTCACAGTCGATGCCGATGGTCTGTTGTCGGTTGAGGCCAGGGAGCAGGGCAGTGGGGTGGAGGCGCGCATCGACGTGAAGCCTTCCTATGGCCTGTCAGACGAGCAAATTGCCGAGATGCTGCAAAGCAGTTTCGCTACGGCCCAGCAGGACATGCAAGCCCGCGCTTTGGTGGAAGCCCGTGTGGATGCAGATCGCATGGTCGCAGCCACACGCAGTGCGCTGGCGGCCGATGGGGGTTTGTTGTCGGCCACCGAGCGGGCCGAAATCGACACTTTGATCGCTGCGTTGTCGCATCAAATGCAAAGCGATGATGCTGCCGCAATCGAAGCGGCGACCCAATCATTGGCCAAAGGCACTGAAGCCTTTGCCGCCCAGCGCATGAACCAAGGCATTCAGCAGGCACTGTCGGGCAAAAAGCTCGAAGAAGTCTGA
- the phaZ gene encoding polyhydroxyalkanoate depolymerase, producing MLYQIYETQRSMMEPFADLAEVAAKFYTNPAMPLTQLPIAQRVSAAYDLMHRLGKDYEKPEFGIRTLAVDGVDVAIHERVEVDLPFCELRRFKRFSDDTATLEKLKSQPVVLIVAPLSGHYATLLRDTVRTMLKDHKVYITDWKNARLVPLSDGEFHLDDYVNYVQDFIRYLQKSYGNCHVLSVCQPTVPVLAAISLMATRGETTPLSMTMMGGPIDARKSPTAVNDLAVERSHSWFENNVIYRVPDKFPGAGRRVYPGFLQHTGFVAMNPNRHADSHYDYFKDLIKGDDESVEAHRKFYDEYNAVLDMDADYYLETIATVFQDYKLMMGTWDVKNPKGKLERVRPEDITQTALLTVEGEFDDISGSGQSEAAHKLCTALSKSQRGHYEAKGAGHYGIFAGRRWREFVYPVLHDFIQSHQKAAQAPGKAPVKPAETAAALAKSTAVAPAKRPSASKTVASKAAAKVAAAPAPAKPRVRKPAAKRTTKPAA from the coding sequence ATGCTTTACCAGATTTACGAAACGCAGCGTTCCATGATGGAGCCCTTCGCCGACCTGGCCGAAGTGGCTGCGAAGTTCTACACCAATCCTGCCATGCCATTGACGCAACTGCCCATCGCGCAGCGCGTATCGGCTGCCTATGACTTGATGCACAGGCTCGGTAAAGACTACGAAAAACCGGAATTTGGCATTCGAACGCTGGCTGTCGACGGCGTAGACGTGGCCATCCATGAGCGCGTTGAAGTGGACCTGCCATTTTGCGAATTGCGCCGGTTCAAGCGCTTCTCTGACGATACCGCCACCCTGGAGAAGCTCAAGAGCCAACCCGTGGTGCTCATCGTGGCGCCTCTTTCGGGGCACTACGCCACGCTCTTGCGCGACACCGTGCGCACCATGCTCAAAGACCACAAGGTCTACATCACCGACTGGAAAAATGCCCGGCTGGTTCCGCTGTCCGATGGCGAGTTTCACCTGGACGACTACGTCAACTACGTGCAGGACTTCATTCGTTACCTACAAAAATCCTATGGAAACTGCCATGTATTGAGCGTGTGTCAGCCCACTGTGCCGGTGTTGGCCGCCATCTCGCTGATGGCTACCCGTGGAGAAACAACGCCTTTGTCCATGACCATGATGGGTGGCCCCATCGATGCCCGCAAGTCGCCAACGGCAGTGAACGATCTGGCCGTGGAACGCAGCCACAGCTGGTTTGAGAACAACGTTATCTACCGTGTGCCCGACAAATTCCCGGGTGCAGGTCGCCGTGTCTACCCAGGCTTCCTGCAGCACACGGGCTTCGTGGCCATGAACCCGAACCGCCATGCAGACAGCCATTACGACTATTTCAAGGATTTGATCAAAGGCGATGACGAAAGCGTCGAAGCCCACCGCAAGTTCTACGACGAATACAACGCAGTTCTCGACATGGATGCCGACTACTACCTGGAAACGATCGCTACCGTGTTTCAGGACTACAAGCTGATGATGGGCACTTGGGACGTCAAAAATCCCAAAGGCAAACTTGAGCGTGTTCGCCCGGAAGACATCACCCAAACAGCGCTGTTGACCGTGGAAGGCGAATTCGATGATATTTCGGGCTCAGGTCAGTCCGAAGCGGCCCACAAACTCTGCACGGCCCTGAGCAAAAGCCAGCGCGGACACTATGAAGCCAAAGGCGCAGGTCACTATGGCATTTTCGCCGGTCGACGCTGGCGTGAGTTCGTCTACCCCGTGCTGCATGACTTTATCCAGTCGCACCAAAAAGCCGCCCAAGCACCTGGGAAAGCGCCTGTGAAACCTGCTGAAACAGCAGCAGCTCTGGCAAAATCCACAGCCGTAGCACCAGCCAAACGGCCCAGCGCAAGCAAAACTGTCGCATCGAAGGCTGCCGCAAAAGTGGCCGCGGCACCTGCGCCAGCCAAACCACGCGTCCGCAAGCCCGCTGCCAAGCGCACCACCAAACCTGCGGCCTGA
- a CDS encoding integration host factor subunit alpha, with protein MELAVESLETPALTKAQLADLLFDQIGLNKRESKDMIDAFFDLVTDSLVEGTDVRISGFGNFQIRTKAARPGRNPRTGEPVAIEARRVVTFHASPKLKDQVQALVVGSEAG; from the coding sequence ATGGAACTTGCCGTTGAGAGCCTTGAGACGCCGGCGCTGACGAAAGCGCAACTGGCCGATTTGCTGTTTGACCAGATTGGTCTGAACAAACGCGAATCCAAAGACATGATCGATGCGTTCTTTGACCTTGTGACAGACAGTCTTGTTGAAGGCACTGACGTTCGAATCTCGGGCTTCGGCAATTTTCAGATCCGTACCAAAGCTGCGCGCCCTGGGCGCAACCCCCGCACAGGCGAGCCTGTGGCGATTGAAGCAAGGCGCGTGGTGACATTTCACGCCAGTCCCAAACTCAAGGATCAGGTACAGGCACTGGTCGTGGGCTCTGAAGCAGGCTGA
- the iscR gene encoding Fe-S cluster assembly transcriptional regulator IscR gives MRLTTKGRFAVTAMIDLALRQNNGPVTLAAISQRQQISLSYLEQLFGKLRRHELVESTRGPGGGYSLGRKAADITVADIIVSVDEPIDATQCGGKENCLGEGNRCMTHELWAALNRKMVDFLDSVSLQSLVDDQLAKGVVVESAPMIKRAISSAPVVKPIRVNAPNSVFALGASLSK, from the coding sequence ATGCGCCTCACCACCAAGGGCCGCTTTGCGGTCACTGCCATGATCGATCTGGCCCTGCGCCAGAACAATGGTCCCGTCACCCTCGCGGCCATCAGCCAGCGCCAGCAAATTTCGCTTTCGTATCTGGAGCAGCTGTTTGGCAAGCTGCGCCGCCACGAGCTGGTTGAATCCACCCGTGGTCCAGGCGGTGGATATTCCCTGGGTCGAAAAGCCGCTGACATCACTGTTGCCGACATCATTGTGTCGGTCGATGAACCCATCGATGCCACGCAATGTGGAGGCAAGGAAAACTGCCTGGGCGAAGGCAACCGCTGCATGACCCATGAGTTGTGGGCTGCCCTCAACCGCAAAATGGTTGATTTCCTGGACTCGGTGTCGTTGCAGTCGTTGGTGGATGATCAACTGGCCAAAGGCGTTGTCGTTGAAAGCGCGCCCATGATCAAGCGGGCGATCTCATCGGCGCCGGTGGTCAAGCCCATTCGCGTCAATGCGCCCAACTCGGTGTTCGCCCTCGGCGCTTCGCTGTCCAAATAA
- a CDS encoding MerR family transcriptional regulator: protein MEKDLPPIPAKRYFTIGEVGDLCGVKPHVLRYWEQEFTQLRPMKRRGNRRYYQHHEVLMIRRIRELLYDQGFTISGARNKLQEIVQAEREMRSGGGESAVEVTGAALAAGDGGPSAIPLTKQGPISVNAVDASSWRVVRQELLEIRSLLGEHL, encoded by the coding sequence ATGGAAAAAGATCTACCTCCCATCCCCGCCAAACGCTATTTCACCATTGGAGAAGTGGGGGATTTGTGTGGGGTAAAGCCTCATGTGCTTCGATATTGGGAGCAGGAGTTCACGCAGCTGAGACCCATGAAGCGGCGAGGCAATCGCCGGTATTACCAGCACCATGAGGTGCTGATGATCCGCCGCATTCGCGAACTGCTTTATGACCAAGGGTTCACTATCAGCGGCGCTCGGAACAAGCTACAGGAAATTGTGCAAGCCGAGCGAGAAATGCGGTCGGGCGGTGGCGAATCGGCAGTTGAGGTAACGGGTGCAGCTTTGGCTGCGGGAGATGGTGGCCCTTCTGCAATTCCTTTGACCAAGCAAGGGCCGATCTCCGTCAATGCAGTCGATGCATCATCTTGGCGGGTGGTGAGACAAGAATTGCTTGAGATTCGTTCATTACTTGGCGAGCATCTCTGA